A genome region from Triticum aestivum cultivar Chinese Spring chromosome 2B, IWGSC CS RefSeq v2.1, whole genome shotgun sequence includes the following:
- the LOC123045373 gene encoding uncharacterized transmembrane protein DDB_G0289901, with translation MEEKAPETVAAPAAVLAVDQEVAYCSEHPYPPGAAAAAGVAAGSGICAFCLQEKLGMLVSSSKSSPFHPPPSSVTPTTPPPNRLASESLYSSTASAMAIPPHKGKTSSSAPAPVASGLRRSKSVAPRPEEPPLSSGITADSPRKKSFWSFLYPSSSSGHRSGSSSLASAEGTASARRKSVSVASATSASLGRRLEAIEEPESPGRRSEGSSSSSFGRKVARSRSVGCGSRSFSGDFLERLSTGFGDCALRRVESHREPKPKGSALGHLGGARDAGDGDEDYEYTQQHRIKCAGFFGGIGAAPPASSSYWLSAPNGGSGAGAGGNTRVSGTRSHRGWAWALASPMRALRPTSSTSSKTIMSASATAGGSAVATS, from the coding sequence ATGGAGGAGAAAGCGCCGGAGACGGTGGCGGCCCCGGCGGCGGTACTTGCGGTGGATCAAGAAGTGGCGTACTGCAGCGAGCATCCCTACCCGCCGGGCGCCGCGGCGGCCGCAGGGGTGGCTGCCGGCAGTGGCATCTGCGCCTTCTGCCTGCAGGAGAAGCTTGGCATGCTGGTCTCGTCCTCCAAGTCCAGCCCCTTCCACCCGCCGCCTTCCTCCGTCACCCCGACCACCCCTCCGCCCAACAGGCTCGCCTCTGAGTCTCTTTATTCTTCCACCGCCTCTGCCATGGCGATCCCGCCGCACAAGGGCAAGACCTCGTCCTCGGCGCCCGCCCCGGTCGCCAGTGGGCTCAGGAGGAGCAAGTCCGTCGCGCCGCGGCCGGAGGAGCCGCCGCTGTCGTCGGGGATCACCGCTGACAGCCCCCGCAAGAAGAGCTTCTGGTCCTTCCTCTACCCCTCCTCCTCCAGCGGCCACCGGAGTGGGTCGTCGTCTCTGGCCAGTGCGGAGGGCACCGCGTCGGCGAGGAGGAAGTCGGTGTCGGTGGCTTCGGCGACGTCGGCATCGCTGGGGCGGAGGCTGGAGGCGATAGAGGAGCCCGAGAGCCCCGGCCGCCGCAGCGAGGGGTCGTCGTCCTCGTCATTCGGGAGAAAGGTGGCGCGCTCGCGCTCCGTGGGGTGCGGCAGCCGCAGCTTCTCGGGGGACTTCTTGGAGCGCCTCTCCACCGGCTTCGGCGACTGCGCGCTCCGGCGCGTCGAGTCCCACCGCGAGCCCAAGCCCAAGGGAAGCGCGCTCGGCCACCTTGGCGGCGCCCGCGACGCCGGTGACGGCGACGAGGACTACGAGTACACGCAGCAGCACAGGATCAAGTGCGCCGGGTTCTTCGGCGGCATCGGCGCCGCGCCCCCGGCCTCGTCCTCCTACTGGCTCTCCGCGCCTAACGGCgggagcggcgccggcgccggcggcaacACGAGGGTTTCTGGCACGCGGAGCCACCGGGGCTGGGCGTGGGCGCTGGCGAGCCCCATGAGGGCGCTGAGGCCGACGAGCTCCACGTCCAGCAAGACCATCATGTCGGCATCCGCGACGGCAGGTGGATCGGCGGTGGCGACGAGTTAG